The following proteins come from a genomic window of Iamia sp. SCSIO 61187:
- a CDS encoding diadenylate cyclase, with protein MPAPHVTTSRAEQRLADELEDDGVVVRGGPAMAAVVVQELDYVRRTPQFEGRHPLYGAMIVSSWTTFDPQGGVAVELVDAPHDLMEVRPFADGRASYLVRTVSGEGVAIACFEHPLQYEADLVAMQADIGGVIVQRTPVLGVTRFFQDGQVVSWDGRRWNARSTAASLLPTLLDAAPDLAPAVAHGMLDLAVHWLSPAHVGATLVVHDGDDASFDTSGASRPPALTLTNRRHFPPLLSCLVQRDLATIVDGRGTVTALGVGLLSGAEAAAISNPRGMRHRSAQRWSFDHPDAVVTVVSEDGPITAYRAGEAVIGPG; from the coding sequence GTGCCGGCTCCCCACGTCACCACGTCCCGCGCGGAGCAGCGGCTCGCCGACGAGCTGGAGGACGACGGCGTCGTCGTGCGGGGCGGACCGGCGATGGCGGCGGTCGTGGTCCAGGAGCTCGACTACGTGCGCCGCACCCCGCAGTTCGAGGGCCGGCACCCGCTGTACGGGGCGATGATCGTCTCGTCGTGGACGACCTTCGACCCGCAGGGCGGCGTGGCCGTCGAGCTCGTCGACGCCCCGCACGACCTCATGGAGGTGCGCCCCTTCGCCGACGGCCGGGCGTCGTACCTGGTGCGCACCGTGTCGGGGGAGGGGGTTGCCATCGCCTGCTTCGAGCACCCGCTCCAGTACGAGGCCGACCTCGTCGCGATGCAGGCCGACATCGGCGGGGTCATCGTGCAGCGGACCCCCGTGCTGGGTGTGACCCGCTTCTTCCAGGACGGCCAGGTCGTGTCCTGGGACGGTCGTCGGTGGAACGCCCGGAGCACGGCGGCCAGCCTCCTCCCGACGCTCCTGGACGCGGCGCCGGACCTGGCCCCGGCGGTGGCCCACGGCATGCTCGACCTCGCCGTCCACTGGCTCTCGCCCGCCCACGTCGGGGCGACGCTGGTCGTCCACGACGGTGACGACGCCTCCTTCGACACCTCGGGGGCCAGCCGGCCGCCGGCGTTGACCCTGACCAACCGCCGGCACTTCCCGCCGCTGCTGTCGTGCCTCGTCCAGCGGGACCTGGCCACGATCGTCGACGGGCGGGGCACCGTCACCGCTCTCGGGGTGGGCCTGCTGTCGGGGGCGGAGGCCGCCGCCATCAGCAACCCCCGGGGCATGCGCCACCGGTCCGCCCAACGGTGGAGCTTCGACCACCCCGATGCCGTCGTCACCGTGGTCAGCGAGGACGGTCCCATCACCGCGTACCGTGCCGGCGAGGCGGTCATCGGTCCCGGTTGA
- a CDS encoding MBL fold metallo-hydrolase, protein MTQIGTDLWETRADSPFPGLTTHGYLWVRPEGNVLLYSVLTDADFDAVAELGGVAHQYLSHVDEAGPMLGRIAERFGSTLHAPAAEADDIGRHARPGVVLDRRHRDDNGIEVVPTPGHTRGSTSYLLTGADGTRYLFVGDTAYRGADGRWRAGYLGGISDAARLRHSLGVLAALDPDVVVSSAFAGDGGAHPVTGSQWRAIVDEARRSLPEG, encoded by the coding sequence CTGACGCAGATCGGGACGGACCTGTGGGAGACGCGGGCCGACTCTCCGTTCCCCGGGCTGACGACCCACGGGTACCTGTGGGTGCGGCCCGAGGGGAACGTGCTGCTCTACTCGGTCCTCACCGACGCGGACTTCGACGCCGTGGCCGAGCTCGGTGGGGTGGCCCACCAGTACCTCAGCCACGTCGACGAGGCCGGCCCCATGCTGGGCCGGATCGCCGAGCGGTTCGGGTCCACGCTGCACGCCCCTGCGGCCGAGGCCGACGACATCGGCCGCCATGCCCGCCCCGGGGTGGTGCTCGACCGGCGCCACCGGGACGACAACGGGATCGAGGTCGTCCCCACACCGGGCCACACCCGGGGGAGCACCTCGTACCTGCTGACCGGTGCCGACGGCACCCGGTACCTCTTCGTCGGCGACACGGCCTACCGGGGCGCCGACGGGCGGTGGCGGGCCGGCTACCTCGGTGGCATCAGCGACGCCGCCCGGCTGCGGCACAGCCTCGGGGTGCTGGCCGCGCTCGACCCCGACGTGGTCGTCTCGAGCGCCTTCGCCGGCGACGGTGGCGCCCACCCGGTGACCGGGTCCCAGTGGCGGGCCATCGTGGACGAGGCCCGGAGGTCGCTGCCGGAGGGCTGA
- a CDS encoding methylenetetrahydrofolate reductase C-terminal domain-containing protein, with the protein MATDEEREPGCPKRMVYGPCGGVRPGGACEVADVACPFATLTRPIPWDGPTRTGGAPAGGGFADRTAPLVLTDLTVAPYDREGLATVVGLLAGSCDAVLVGDHQSRPDFPPTQIAGLVDDAGGAAVITLSCRDRNRVVLEQELEGLAAIGVAGVMCVTGDARGPGVRRDATQVFDLDGTRLAGLAAARGLPVVVPESPDAPPVALRPRRLVEKQRAGATLCILNHSATVDHVRRFVEAARRAGATVPIVGAVPVFTDAPSAGVLQRFPGLALRAEHVETVLGAEDTVAAGIAVAVAEARALLAIEGVVGVNLSGMASGRGVETGAEIKAAIGAALREEAA; encoded by the coding sequence GTGGCCACCGACGAGGAGAGGGAGCCGGGCTGCCCGAAGCGGATGGTGTACGGCCCCTGCGGAGGCGTGCGCCCGGGCGGCGCGTGCGAGGTGGCCGACGTCGCCTGCCCCTTCGCCACCCTCACCCGGCCGATCCCGTGGGACGGGCCGACCCGCACCGGCGGGGCGCCGGCGGGTGGCGGGTTCGCGGACCGGACGGCGCCCCTCGTCCTGACCGACCTCACGGTCGCCCCCTACGACCGGGAGGGGCTGGCCACGGTGGTGGGCCTGCTGGCCGGGTCGTGCGACGCCGTGCTCGTCGGTGACCACCAGTCGCGCCCGGACTTCCCTCCGACCCAGATCGCCGGGCTCGTGGACGACGCGGGCGGCGCGGCCGTGATCACCCTGTCGTGCCGGGACCGCAACCGCGTCGTGCTCGAGCAGGAGCTCGAGGGCCTGGCGGCCATCGGTGTCGCCGGGGTCATGTGCGTCACCGGCGACGCCCGGGGCCCCGGTGTCCGCCGCGACGCCACCCAGGTCTTCGACCTCGACGGCACGCGGTTGGCCGGGCTGGCGGCGGCACGGGGGCTGCCCGTGGTCGTCCCCGAGTCGCCCGACGCACCGCCCGTCGCGCTCCGGCCGCGCCGGCTGGTCGAGAAGCAGCGCGCCGGGGCGACCCTGTGCATCCTCAACCACTCGGCGACGGTCGACCACGTGCGGCGGTTCGTCGAGGCGGCCCGCCGGGCGGGGGCGACCGTCCCCATCGTCGGCGCCGTCCCCGTCTTCACCGACGCACCGTCGGCCGGCGTGCTCCAGCGGTTCCCCGGCCTCGCCCTCCGCGCCGAGCACGTCGAGACGGTGCTCGGGGCCGAGGACACCGTCGCCGCCGGCATCGCCGTCGCCGTCGCCGAGGCCCGGGCCCTGCTGGCCATCGAGGGTGTCGTCGGGGTGAACCTGTCGGGGATGGCGTCGGGCCGAGGCGTCGAGACGGGAGCCGAGATCAAGGCGGCCATCGGGGCGGCGCTGCGGGAGGAGGCGGCGTGA
- a CDS encoding class I SAM-dependent methyltransferase, with protein sequence MSDEDVSSEPEFGTMAAWTVDAVGALGDDHALAAACRGSGGPAALGWFAEHLQLGAGVRLLDVGAGMGGPAAWARATAGAVPVLVEPMEAACRAATDLFALAPIVATAEHLPLGDATVGRAWSLGVLCTTSDQRAALGEVARVLEPGGACGLLVYVRTVADLDTEPEVNHFPVEDELRALVDVAGLAVTGEASLSDLPDPPASWRAQEEAVDDWIEQAHGHTDAWQDAHDDEAAVGHLLQTGQVVGRLLVVAREGARR encoded by the coding sequence GTGAGCGACGAGGACGTCTCCTCCGAGCCCGAGTTCGGGACGATGGCGGCGTGGACGGTGGATGCCGTGGGGGCCCTCGGCGACGACCACGCCCTCGCCGCCGCGTGCCGCGGGAGCGGGGGACCAGCGGCCCTGGGCTGGTTCGCCGAGCACCTCCAGCTCGGCGCAGGGGTCCGCCTGCTCGACGTGGGCGCCGGCATGGGGGGTCCGGCGGCGTGGGCCCGGGCGACCGCCGGCGCCGTGCCGGTGCTCGTCGAGCCCATGGAGGCCGCCTGCCGGGCCGCCACGGACCTGTTCGCCCTGGCGCCGATCGTGGCCACCGCCGAGCACCTGCCCCTCGGTGACGCGACGGTGGGCCGGGCGTGGAGCCTCGGCGTCCTCTGCACCACGTCGGACCAGCGGGCCGCCCTCGGTGAGGTCGCCCGGGTCCTCGAGCCCGGCGGGGCGTGCGGCCTCCTCGTCTACGTGCGGACCGTCGCCGACCTCGACACCGAACCCGAGGTCAACCACTTCCCGGTCGAGGACGAGCTCCGGGCGCTGGTCGACGTCGCCGGCCTGGCCGTCACCGGCGAGGCGTCGCTGTCGGACCTGCCCGACCCCCCGGCGTCGTGGCGGGCGCAGGAGGAGGCCGTGGACGACTGGATCGAGCAGGCCCACGGCCACACCGACGCCTGGCAGGACGCCCACGACGACGAGGCCGCCGTCGGGCACCTGCTTCAGACGGGCCAGGTGGTCGGCCGCCTGCTGGTCGTCGCCCGAGAGGGCGCCCGCCGCTGA
- a CDS encoding AAA family ATPase, translated as MAPTSAETLGAPEPVESGPPTRPLRIVLTGGPGGGKTTAADLFRREIGDRVVVVPESATTLFAGGFPRVTDPVARRSVQSAVFAVQRSLEDIQSAVYPDRVLLCDRGTPDGAAYWPDGPEVFFEQMGTTRDRELARYDAVIFFETAAVGDGEIEGGNRYRIESRDEAVEVDRQLRAVWSSHPGFHLVPHNPSFLRKITVGLAILESVVARHLPIEAA; from the coding sequence ATGGCTCCGACCTCCGCCGAGACCCTCGGAGCACCGGAGCCGGTCGAGTCCGGGCCACCGACCCGGCCGCTGCGGATCGTGCTCACCGGCGGCCCGGGCGGGGGCAAGACGACGGCGGCCGACCTGTTCCGCCGCGAGATCGGCGATCGGGTCGTCGTCGTCCCCGAGTCGGCCACCACCCTGTTCGCCGGCGGGTTCCCCCGCGTCACCGACCCGGTCGCCCGGCGGTCCGTGCAGAGCGCGGTCTTCGCGGTGCAGCGCAGCCTGGAGGACATCCAGTCCGCCGTCTACCCCGACCGCGTCCTGCTCTGCGACCGGGGCACACCGGACGGGGCCGCCTACTGGCCCGACGGCCCCGAGGTCTTCTTCGAGCAGATGGGGACCACCCGCGACCGCGAGCTGGCCCGCTACGACGCCGTCATCTTCTTCGAGACGGCCGCGGTCGGCGACGGCGAGATCGAGGGCGGCAACCGCTACCGCATCGAGTCGCGCGACGAGGCCGTCGAGGTCGACCGGCAGCTCCGGGCGGTGTGGTCGTCGCACCCCGGCTTCCACCTCGTGCCCCACAACCCGTCGTTCCTGCGCAAGATCACCGTCGGGCTGGCGATCCTGGAGAGCGTGGTCGCCCGCCACCTGCCCATCGAGGCGGCATGA
- a CDS encoding YceI family protein — protein MSLPRKIIAIGAVVIVALVGAGVWWFLRDDAPAEASLATAVESVEEGTATTEASETTDDGASAVAGTWTVDTETGDFTYESATGTFAGFRIDEELAAIGSTTAVGRTDAVSGEVTIEGTTVTAASFEVDLTTITTETSMRDRVVQDALETEAFPSATFALTEPVELGEAAATGEAIEVVVAGELTIHGVTRPAEIAVEAQLVEGTVVLVATTEVTFADHDVEVPSSPAVLSVDDHGVLEAQILLVR, from the coding sequence ATGAGCCTCCCCCGCAAGATCATCGCCATCGGCGCCGTCGTCATCGTGGCCCTCGTCGGGGCCGGGGTCTGGTGGTTCCTCCGGGACGACGCGCCGGCCGAGGCGAGCCTGGCGACGGCCGTCGAGTCGGTCGAGGAGGGCACCGCCACCACCGAGGCCTCGGAGACCACCGACGACGGGGCGTCCGCCGTCGCCGGGACGTGGACGGTCGACACCGAGACGGGGGACTTCACCTACGAGAGCGCGACCGGGACCTTCGCCGGGTTCCGCATCGACGAGGAGCTGGCAGCGATCGGCTCGACCACCGCCGTGGGCCGCACCGACGCCGTCAGCGGCGAGGTCACGATCGAGGGGACGACCGTGACGGCGGCCAGCTTCGAGGTGGACCTGACGACCATCACCACCGAGACGTCGATGCGCGACCGGGTGGTCCAGGACGCGCTCGAGACCGAGGCCTTCCCGAGCGCCACCTTCGCGCTCACCGAGCCGGTGGAGCTGGGCGAGGCCGCCGCCACCGGCGAGGCCATCGAGGTGGTCGTGGCGGGCGAGCTCACCATCCACGGCGTGACCCGCCCGGCCGAGATCGCCGTCGAGGCCCAGCTGGTCGAGGGCACCGTCGTGCTGGTGGCCACCACCGAGGTCACCTTCGCCGACCACGACGTGGAGGTCCCGAGCAGCCCGGCGGTCCTCTCCGTCGACGACCACGGCGTCCTCGAGGCCCAGATCCTCCTGGTCCGCTGA
- a CDS encoding alpha/beta fold hydrolase — translation MTWRTSLVAVLVLVAACGGGDEDGARTGSTEGPAVTSTTEASAPFEVDLVTETFVDRSRPTAEGAAGAPAQPDRTIVTRITHPTSGGPYPLVVLAHGASGHPDEFDEQVPGWAADGFVVASPAFPLTNGDVPEALGNLGDVVNQPGDVSFVIDEVLAAGDDPASPLHGLVDPEAIGVVGHSLGGATTWAVAFNTATRDERIDSAVVFAGLTFPMPDGEYRFWSGLPLLVIHGDADDVPLGADLAAYEQAVAPKWFVTLLGAEHRLAFTDEPSPYDDLVTRTVLDFWHGTLDGDDEALGRVTADATDPELSRVVHE, via the coding sequence ATGACCTGGCGCACCTCGCTCGTCGCCGTGCTCGTCCTGGTGGCCGCGTGCGGTGGCGGCGACGAGGACGGCGCCCGCACCGGATCGACCGAGGGGCCGGCGGTGACCTCGACGACCGAGGCGTCGGCGCCGTTCGAGGTCGACCTGGTCACCGAGACCTTCGTCGATCGGTCGCGGCCGACGGCGGAGGGGGCGGCCGGGGCCCCGGCCCAGCCCGACCGCACGATCGTCACCCGCATCACCCACCCCACCAGCGGTGGTCCGTACCCGCTCGTCGTCCTGGCGCACGGTGCGTCGGGCCACCCCGACGAGTTCGACGAGCAGGTCCCGGGCTGGGCCGCGGACGGCTTCGTGGTCGCCTCGCCGGCGTTCCCCCTGACGAACGGCGACGTGCCCGAGGCGCTGGGCAACCTCGGCGACGTCGTCAACCAGCCCGGCGACGTCTCGTTCGTGATCGACGAGGTGCTGGCCGCCGGCGACGACCCGGCCAGCCCGCTCCACGGCCTCGTCGACCCCGAGGCCATCGGCGTCGTCGGCCACAGCCTGGGCGGCGCCACCACCTGGGCGGTGGCGTTCAACACCGCGACCCGCGACGAGCGCATCGACTCGGCCGTGGTGTTCGCCGGCCTCACGTTCCCCATGCCCGACGGCGAGTACCGGTTCTGGTCCGGCCTGCCGCTGCTGGTCATCCACGGCGACGCCGACGACGTCCCCCTCGGCGCCGACCTGGCGGCGTACGAGCAGGCGGTGGCGCCCAAGTGGTTCGTCACCCTGCTCGGGGCCGAGCACCGCCTCGCCTTCACCGACGAACCATCGCCGTACGACGACCTCGTCACCCGCACGGTGCTCGACTTCTGGCACGGCACCCTCGACGGTGACGACGAGGCGCTCGGTCGGGTCACCGCCGACGCCACCGATCCCGAGCTGTCCCGGGTGGTGCACGAGTGA
- a CDS encoding MBL fold metallo-hydrolase RNA specificity domain-containing protein, giving the protein MTASVERTQVPVLSFLGAAGTVTGSRFLIDTPGARVLIDAGMFQGLKGLRRRNWAPFPVDPSTIDAVAVTHAHVDHTGYLPALVRDGYAGPIHATHGTTALARIVLPDAGHLQEEEAAYANRKGFSKHHPARPLYTEADARVAVERFAPQPFHREVEVAPGVHLTMRPAGHILGSATISVRLADHRDRRIVFSGDLGRPQHPILRPPDPVGAADIVVMESTYGNRRHDDAGALDRLRDAIVTTVARGGTVVIPAFAVDRTEVVLFHLRELLAAGAIPEVPVFVDSPMALSALRVYREAIARGETDVDPRLADRADAFGAGHITEIRDVERSKALADHVGPCIIVSASGMATGGRVVHHLARLLPDHRTTVLLVGFQAPGTRGRQLAEGARQVKMLGRYVPVRADVVDLAAFSVHADQGELVAWLDTADRPPDTVYLVHGEPDSAAALETVIGERDGWLAVTARDGERVRLD; this is encoded by the coding sequence ATGACGGCGTCGGTGGAGCGGACGCAGGTGCCGGTCCTGTCCTTCCTCGGCGCCGCCGGAACCGTCACCGGCAGCCGGTTCCTCATCGACACGCCCGGGGCCCGGGTGCTCATCGACGCCGGGATGTTCCAGGGGCTGAAGGGACTGCGACGGCGGAACTGGGCGCCGTTCCCGGTCGATCCCTCGACCATCGACGCCGTGGCGGTCACCCACGCCCACGTCGACCACACCGGCTACCTCCCGGCGCTCGTGCGCGACGGCTACGCCGGCCCGATCCACGCCACGCACGGAACGACGGCGCTGGCCCGGATCGTCCTGCCCGACGCCGGGCACCTCCAGGAGGAGGAGGCGGCCTACGCCAACCGCAAGGGCTTCTCCAAGCACCACCCGGCCCGGCCGCTCTACACCGAGGCCGACGCCCGCGTGGCCGTCGAGCGCTTCGCCCCGCAGCCGTTCCACCGCGAGGTCGAGGTCGCCCCGGGCGTGCACCTGACCATGCGGCCGGCCGGGCACATCCTGGGGTCGGCGACGATCTCCGTGCGCCTCGCCGACCACCGCGACCGCCGCATCGTGTTCAGCGGTGACCTCGGTCGGCCCCAGCACCCGATCCTGCGGCCACCGGACCCCGTCGGGGCCGCCGACATCGTCGTCATGGAGTCGACCTACGGCAACCGCCGCCACGACGACGCCGGGGCCCTCGACCGGCTGCGCGACGCCATCGTGACGACGGTGGCGCGCGGCGGGACGGTGGTGATCCCCGCCTTCGCCGTCGACCGCACCGAGGTCGTGCTCTTCCACCTGCGCGAGCTGCTCGCCGCCGGTGCCATCCCCGAGGTCCCGGTGTTCGTCGACTCCCCGATGGCGCTGTCGGCCCTCCGGGTGTACCGCGAGGCCATCGCCCGGGGGGAGACCGACGTCGACCCCCGGTTGGCGGACCGGGCCGACGCCTTCGGTGCCGGGCACATCACCGAGATCCGCGACGTCGAGCGCTCCAAGGCCCTCGCCGACCACGTCGGCCCCTGCATCATCGTGTCCGCCTCCGGGATGGCGACCGGCGGTCGTGTCGTCCACCACCTGGCCCGGCTCCTGCCCGACCACCGCACCACCGTGCTGCTGGTCGGGTTCCAGGCCCCGGGCACGCGGGGCCGCCAGCTCGCCGAGGGCGCCCGCCAGGTCAAGATGCTCGGCCGCTACGTGCCCGTCCGGGCCGACGTCGTCGACCTGGCCGCCTTCTCCGTCCACGCCGACCAGGGCGAGCTCGTCGCCTGGCTCGACACCGCCGACCGCCCGCCCGACACCGTCTACCTCGTCCACGGCGAGCCCGACTCGGCCGCCGCCCTCGAGACCGTCATCGGCGAGCGCGACGGCTGGCTGGCCGTCACCGCCCGCGACGGCGAACGGGTCCGTCTCGACTGA
- a CDS encoding alpha-galactosidase: protein MLDPGATFTTPAVAWTWSATGIGETSRRLHRFARRHVVRDGDRTRATVANTWEAVFFALDPDGLAAQVDRAAALGCELFLLDDGWFGRRDDDTTSLGDWQVDRRKLPDGLQPLIDRTLAAGMRFGLWVEPEMVNAASALYGDHPDWVIGEPGRERREERSQLVLDLCRAEVRAFVVETIDRVLADHPGITYLKWDANRDVTEPGSATLPAERQSHLPLDRVRATRDVMAEVARRHPDVELMLCASGGGRSDLDTLRWFHEVWTSDNTDPVDRVRIQWGASHLLPASVLGAHVTRWGERPVAFGCAVAMSGRFGLDLDLTALSDEEAATVAEAITASHRIRDVVQHGDLHRLVSPVGSDRAALAYRRGDRTVVFLYALEGDDGAAAGRDEPVAIDHLVPAGPATVTDLTPGRPADERLTALADGGVPWPVAPTPAATILEIRPA from the coding sequence ATCCTCGACCCGGGTGCCACCTTCACGACGCCTGCGGTGGCGTGGACCTGGTCGGCGACCGGGATCGGCGAGACCAGCCGGCGCCTCCACCGCTTCGCCCGGCGCCACGTCGTCCGCGACGGCGACCGGACCCGGGCCACGGTGGCCAACACCTGGGAGGCGGTCTTCTTCGCCCTCGACCCCGACGGCCTGGCCGCCCAGGTCGACCGGGCCGCGGCGCTGGGGTGCGAGCTGTTCCTCCTCGACGACGGCTGGTTCGGTCGGCGCGACGACGACACGACCTCGCTCGGCGACTGGCAGGTCGACCGGCGGAAGCTGCCCGACGGCCTGCAGCCGCTGATCGACCGCACCCTCGCCGCCGGCATGCGGTTCGGCCTGTGGGTCGAGCCCGAGATGGTCAACGCCGCCTCCGCCCTCTACGGCGACCACCCGGACTGGGTCATCGGCGAGCCCGGCCGGGAGCGGCGGGAGGAGCGCAGCCAGCTCGTGCTCGACCTCTGCCGAGCCGAGGTGCGCGCCTTCGTGGTCGAGACCATCGACCGGGTGCTGGCGGACCACCCGGGCATCACCTACCTGAAGTGGGACGCCAACCGGGACGTGACCGAGCCCGGGTCGGCGACGCTCCCTGCGGAGCGCCAGAGCCACCTGCCGCTGGACCGGGTCCGGGCCACCCGGGACGTGATGGCCGAGGTCGCCCGACGCCACCCCGACGTGGAGCTGATGCTGTGCGCCTCGGGGGGCGGGCGCTCCGACCTCGACACCCTCCGGTGGTTCCACGAGGTCTGGACGTCGGACAACACCGACCCGGTCGACCGCGTCCGGATCCAGTGGGGCGCGTCGCACCTCCTCCCGGCCTCGGTCCTCGGCGCCCATGTGACCCGCTGGGGCGAGCGGCCGGTGGCCTTCGGGTGCGCGGTGGCCATGAGCGGCCGCTTCGGGCTCGACCTCGACCTCACCGCCCTGTCCGACGAGGAGGCCGCCACCGTGGCCGAGGCGATCACGGCCTCCCACCGGATCCGCGACGTCGTGCAGCACGGCGACCTCCACCGGCTGGTCTCGCCCGTCGGCTCCGACCGCGCCGCCCTGGCCTACCGGCGCGGCGACCGCACCGTCGTGTTCCTCTACGCGCTCGAGGGCGACGACGGCGCCGCTGCGGGTCGCGACGAGCCCGTCGCCATCGACCACCTTGTCCCCGCCGGCCCCGCCACCGTCACCGACCTCACCCCTGGTCGCCCCGCCGACGAGCGGCTCACGGCCCTCGCCGACGGCGGCGTCCCCTGGCCCGTCGCCCCGACCCCGGCGGCCACGATCCTGGAGATCCGTCCCGCCTGA
- a CDS encoding YihY/virulence factor BrkB family protein has product MTIVQVPERVVRWVDDRQQDRPWVALPIGIIRKYADDRGSAFASMVTYHAFLGLLALLVVVLTLSARFLDGQATGDGGILDTTLEQMPLVGDRLRDGLSTLDAGGLGLSVGIFGLLWTSFGVYHSLQLALNQVWNVPGVERQGFVARHVRALLLFTLLIGAAAGGAVVRTADSLQAIPAVVRAPVAAAVAAIVLLAVLRITVAPVVDTVRLVPAAIVAGLAWEVLQRIGIALVSDRLSRASELYGSVGIVVVALFWINLLTRAVIVANETAVVAWRRLWPRRIAQPPLTDADRQVLEGLVLNERRRPEQHVSVTFTDQDEDQEGDEDEDRWSDASGADLAPVSRDGPVRRRGR; this is encoded by the coding sequence ATGACGATCGTCCAGGTCCCCGAGCGCGTGGTCCGGTGGGTCGACGACCGCCAGCAGGATCGGCCGTGGGTCGCCCTCCCGATCGGCATCATCCGCAAGTACGCCGACGACCGGGGCAGCGCCTTCGCCAGCATGGTCACCTACCACGCCTTCCTCGGCCTGTTGGCGCTCCTCGTGGTCGTCCTGACCCTCTCGGCTCGGTTCCTCGACGGACAGGCCACGGGCGACGGCGGCATCCTCGACACGACCCTGGAGCAGATGCCCCTGGTGGGCGATCGCCTCCGAGACGGGCTCTCGACGCTCGACGCCGGTGGCCTGGGTCTCAGCGTGGGCATCTTCGGCCTCCTGTGGACCTCGTTCGGGGTGTACCACTCCCTGCAGCTCGCCCTGAACCAGGTGTGGAACGTCCCCGGCGTGGAGCGCCAGGGCTTCGTCGCCCGCCACGTGCGGGCGCTGCTCTTGTTCACCCTCCTCATCGGCGCGGCCGCCGGCGGGGCCGTCGTGCGCACCGCCGACTCCCTGCAGGCGATCCCGGCCGTCGTCCGGGCGCCGGTCGCGGCGGCGGTCGCCGCGATCGTCCTCCTGGCGGTCCTCCGCATCACGGTCGCGCCCGTGGTCGACACCGTCCGCCTCGTCCCGGCGGCGATCGTCGCCGGGCTGGCGTGGGAGGTGCTCCAGCGCATCGGGATCGCGCTGGTCAGCGACCGGTTGTCGCGCGCCAGCGAGCTCTACGGCTCCGTCGGGATCGTGGTGGTCGCCCTGTTCTGGATCAACCTCTTGACGCGGGCGGTCATCGTCGCCAACGAGACCGCGGTGGTGGCATGGCGCCGCCTCTGGCCCCGCCGGATCGCCCAGCCACCCCTCACCGACGCGGACCGGCAGGTCCTCGAGGGCCTCGTCCTCAACGAACGACGGCGACCCGAGCAGCACGTGTCCGTGACGTTCACGGACCAGGACGAGGATCAGGAAGGGGACGAGGACGAGGACCGGTGGTCGGACGCCTCGGGCGCCGACCTCGCGCCGGTCAGTCGAGACGGACCCGTTCGCCGTCGCGGGCGGTGA
- a CDS encoding STAS domain-containing protein: MTIGLTLADGTVLVHLAGTLDREARALLLRAARRVVRGSTGHLIVDCADLCSCDEAGLDALASLHRLPGIESVRLRHVDPALRRRLDAAGLAGRLGCRAEAQGSAPAASRRSTL, translated from the coding sequence GTGACCATCGGCCTGACCCTCGCGGACGGCACCGTGCTGGTCCACCTGGCCGGGACCCTCGACCGTGAGGCCCGTGCACTGCTGCTCCGGGCGGCGCGACGGGTCGTCCGCGGCAGCACCGGCCACCTGATCGTCGACTGCGCCGACCTCTGCTCCTGCGACGAGGCCGGTCTCGACGCCCTGGCCTCGCTGCACCGGCTGCCCGGCATCGAGTCGGTGCGCCTGCGCCACGTCGACCCCGCCCTGCGCCGCCGGCTCGACGCCGCCGGGCTGGCGGGCCGCCTCGGCTGCCGGGCCGAGGCCCAGGGGTCGGCCCCCGCGGCGTCGCGCCGATCCACGCTCTGA